Part of the Pseudoalteromonas aliena SW19 genome, TCGCTTGATGTGCCATTTTTACAAGATGAGCGTGCAAAACGGTTAGCCTCTTTAAAAACCATGATGGATCGAGCTGATATTACGTCAAGCGAAAAATTTCGTCGCGTACTTGAAGCTTACCAGGTCGAAGTTGATTACGGCCGTACAATTGAAGCGTATACCGCGTTGTTAGAGGTAAGTGGAAAAGAGCGTGAAGTGGACTTTTTACGCATCGGCCGTTTAGAGCTTATTTATTTAACACGTGATGGTAAAAAAGCCGGTAGCTGGGATGCACAAACAAAATCGTTTACAGCATTAGCTGATTCAACAATAAGCCAAATCAACAAAGGTTTACGCATAGCGCGCAAGCAACTTGCCCCAGATATGTTAACTCTGCCAGTACATGCAGCAAAATAAGAGGTTAAAAATGAAATTGTTTACACAAATGACAAAAATGGCTTTATTTGCTGCAAGTATTAGCTTTGCGGGTGCCAGTGTAGCTGCTGAGGCAATGAACCTTGATTCGCTCCTTAAGACGCTAGAAGAAGGAAAATCTGTTCAAACTGCAGAAAATAAACAGCGTGAACAAGTGTTTGCAACACGTCAAAACGAACAAGTACAAATGTTAAAAGACACACAAGCAAAGCGTAATCAAATGCTTGTTGAATCTGAGCGACTAGAAACACAGTTTGAAGAAAATGAAGTTAAGCTTGCAAATTTAACTGACACTTTATCTAAGCGGATGGGCTCACTCAAAGAGCTATTTGGTGTATTGCAGCAAGTTGCAGGTGATTCGAGCAATAAGTTCGCAACGTCTGTGGTATCTGCACAATTACCAGGTCGAAGTGCATTTATGGACGACCTTGCTCAAAAAATGGGATCGACTTCAAAGCTTGCATCAATCGAAGATATAGAAAAAGTATGGTACGAATTACAACGCGAAATGACAGAGCAGGGCAAAGTAAGTCGCTTTACTACCACGGTTATAGTTGAAGGCGGTAATAAAGCAGAGCAAGAAGTAATGCGAGTAGGTGCTTTTAACTTAATCTCGAACGGTAAATACGTAGAGTATAACCCAGTTACAAATACGCTAAGTGAGCTTACTCGCCAACCTGTATCTCGTTATACCGCGACAGCGGGTGATTTACAAAATGCCAAAAGTGGTGTTGTGCAGTTTGCGCTAGACCCAACGGGTGGTTCAATCTTAGGTTTATTAGTGCAAGCCCCAGACACCGTTGAGCAAGTACATCAGGGTGGAGCCGTTGGTTACGTTATTTTAGGTGTGGGTCTATTGGCACTTTTAATTGCGATTGAGCGCTTTGTATCTTTACTACTGGTAGGTGGCAAAATCCGTCGTCAGTTAAAGGATAATGTAGCGCGAGATGACAATCCATTGGGTCGAGTTATGAAAGTAAAAGACGATTACCCAAATGTAGCCTACGACACGCTTGAACTTAAATTAAGCGAAGCCATTTTACGTGAAATGCCAAAAATCACCCGAAATTTAACACTTATCAAAATTATTTCAGTGGTTGCACCGCTATTGGGCTTACTCGGCACAGTAACCGGCATGATCAACACATTCCAAGCAATCACATTATTTGGTACTGGGGATCCTAAGTTAATGGCGGGTGGTATTTCTCAAGCACTAGTCACTACGGTACTGGGTTTGGTTGTGGCGATTCCTACTGTATTTATATACACACTACTTAATACTCGCTCAAAAGGTTTATTGCTTATTTTACAAGAGCAGAGCGCGGGAATTATAGCCCAACGAAGTGAGAAAGGAGAATAAACCATGGTGCTATTGATTGACTCAATCAATGCTATCCGTGATTTTCTCGACACTGGTGGCCAAGTTCTCTTGGTCATCGGGGTGTTAATCTTCGCGATGTGGTTATTGATACTTGAGCGATTTATTTATTTTTTTAATGGTTTTCGTAGCTATAAAAAAGATGTCAAAAACACATGGACTACTCGCCAAGAACGTAACAGTTGGAATGCTGAGCAAATACGCCAAGCAATGATCTCGCGAGCGAGCATGCGACTTAACACTAATTTACCCTTAATTAATGTAATGGTTGCGTTATGCCCGCTACTGGGGTTGTTAGGAACCGTGACCGGAATGATCGAAGTATTTGATGTTATGGCAATTACAGGTACGGGCAGTGCCCGTTCAATGGCATCGGGTGTATCTAAAGCAACTATTCCAACAATGGCGGGCATGGTGGGTGCGTTATCAGGTGTATTTGCCTCAACGTATTTACAACGTAAAGCAAAACGCGAAGTAGAACTTCTTGAAGACAGCATGGTATTAGACCATTAAGTATATTTTGATAAGCGGCTATATACAGTCGCTTATTCTAGGAGAATAAAATGAGAGCACCTTTAGGTAATTTAATGCAAGAAGATGAGGCTGAAGAAATAAACATGACACCTATGCTAGATGTTGTTTTTATTATGCTTATTTTCTTTATTGTAACAGCGTCGTTCGTAAAAGAGGCCGGTATAGATGTGAACCGCCCTGAAGCTGCAACAGCAGTAAAAAAAGAACGTGCAAACATATTAGTGGCTATTTCAGATCAAGGTGAAATTTGGATCAACAAGCGTCAAATTGATATACGTGCAGTTCAAGCAAATATTGAACGCTTAAAAGCTGAAAACCCACAAGGTAGTGTTGTCATTCAGGCAGACAAAAAGTCTACAACCGATACTTTAATTAAAGTAATGGATGCAGCACGCGCCGCTGGTGTGTTTGATGTGTCGATTGCAGCTCAAGAAGCATAAGGGTTAGTAATGCGTTATTTAGTAGCATTAATTGTAGCCGGTGTAGTGACTTTTATGCTGTTTTTAGGCATGCAAGCACTGATCACCGGTGGCGAAGGGGCAATGAGTGAGCCTGCTAAGGGCAATGTACTTGATTTTGTAAGGCTTAAAAAAGAAGAGAGCATACAAAAGAAAGAACGAAAACCACAAAAACCACCGACACCAAAGGAGCCACCGCCGCCGATGGAATCACCACAGATGCAAAGTAGCGATGCGACTGCAAATGCTAATAACTTTGACTTTGGAGCAAATGTGGATGCGGATGTAAACCTATCAGGTGGCTTATCACTGGACTCAAGTGACGGTGAATATTTACCCATTGTAAAAGTAGCCCCTGTATACCCACGCCGTGCTTTATCTCGAGGTATAGAAGGTTACGTTATTGTTGAATTTACAGTAACTAAGCAAGGCACTGTGCGTGAACCTCATGTTTTAAAAGCAGAGCCAGAGTCACTGTTTGACAGAGCGGCTATGGATGCAGCACTTAAATTTAAATACAAACCACGCGTAGTGAATGGGGAAGCCGTTGAAGTTGCGGGTGTTCAGAATAAAATTTCTTTCCAGATCAGTGGTTAATTTAGCGATTAATTAAACCTACGAATAAATGGTTCGAAAAGTGAGATGATTATGAAATCAATGACAACATTACGACCTGTAGCAAAACTTTTGAAATTAACACTGTTTTGCACCGCAGCGATAAGTACAAGTATTATTGCTCCTAGTGCGTTGAGCATTTTACCCAGTGTAGATGTAGCCACAGCCAATGCAGCACAAGAGCAAAAAACTAAACGAGTGCCTGCATTGCGTGAAAAGGTGTACAGCCAATTGGCGCGAGCGCAAAAACTAGCTGATGATGGCGACGTTAAAGCAGGGCTTGAGGCATTAGATACCATCAATGAGCGCTCATCAAGTATGAATTCATACGAAATTGCGATGATGCATAACTTTTATGGGTTTATTTATTACAACGAGAACGATTTACCAAAAGCAATAGCCTCGTTTGAAAAAGTAGTTGCAGAGGAAGGAATTCCTGAGTCATTACGTATAAGCACTACATTTAGCTTAGCGCAATTAGCAATGGCTAACAGTGACTACAAAAAAGTAATTTCATTTTTAGATAAATGGGATGACATTAATACTAAACCCATCACCGAAAGTTATTACTTATTACGAGCACAAACCTACTATCAGCTAAAAGATTACAATAAAGGGCTGGAGTATATTTCTAAAGTAATAAAATTAAGTGATGATGAAGGTAAAACACCTAAAGAAAACTGGTTGGTATTACAACGTGCAATGCATTACTCGCTTAATCAAACTGATAAAGTAGTCGCAGTATTAGAGCGTATGGTAAAACTGTATAACAAGCCAGAATATTGGATTCAGTTATCGGGTATGTATGGTGAAACAGGGCAAGAGAAACAGCAACTTGCTGTTATTGAGGCTGCTTATCAACAAGGGTTTTTAACCTCAAAATCTGATTTGCGTCAACTTGCTCAAGTGTATTTATACAATGGTTTAGCTTACAAAGCAGGCGTAGTTATGAGTAAAGCAATTGAGGCGGGTGTTGCTGAGAGAACGGCAAAAAATTACGCGTTTGTAGCCGAAGCCATGATCCAAGCTAAAGAAGACGATAAGTCAATTGCATACTTTGTTAAGGCAGCTGATTTATCGGTTAATGGCAAGTACGATCAACGCTTAGCGGAAGTGTATGTCAATACTGAGCAATATGAAGAGGCGGCCGACGCTGCGCGTAAAGCACTCGATAAAGGCTCACTTGATTTTGAATCAAATGCCTTTGTTGCTCTTGGTATGGCGCAGTATAATTTACAAAATTTCGATGCCTCAATTTTAGCGTTTGAACAAGCTGAGAAACACAAAAAATCTCAGCGTTTAGCGCAGCAATGGATCAAGTATGTAAAGCGTGAAAAAGTACATGCCGAAACACTTAGAACGGCATTACTTTGATCCCTATTTAATACGTTATTTGTATAGCAAAAAACCAATTTCATAATCGCACTATGCAAACCGCCTTAAATTTATTTTAGGCGGTTTTTTCGTTTTATTTTAAGTAACCATTTGAATTTAATAAATTAACGTTGTCATCTTATGTTTATTAAAGTGTAACGGCGCTGTCATACAGCTCCCGTAAGGTAGTCGCAGCTAAGAACTCAAGTGACCTAAATACATCAACTTATGTACTTAGGTGACTTGAGTTTAATAACACGCTAACAAAATAATTAAATACTTTAACGGAGTGAACAATGAAATTATCTGGTTTATTTAAAGTCAGCCTAGTAGCTGCTGCAATCTCACTTACTGGTTGTGGTGGTGATATTAACGTTACACCTACAACTGCTGATAACAGTGTAGACAATAGTGTAGACAATTCGGTGACTAACCCAGGTGGTAACAGTGGTGAAACTGTTATGTGTGCTACATACACATTAGATGGCGCGACATTTACAGGTGAGGCCAAAGGCGTTAATTGTCTTTATAGCCAAGCATTTGCAAGCAATGCTAAAGAAATCACCAGCTCTTTTGTCATTTCTGCATTAGATAACGATGGTGCGCATGTGTTTGAAGGTGCGTTATTTATTGGTGATGATGTAGACACATCAACAGGCGCTACAATTGACGGCAATGGCCCTACATTATCTATTGAAGCCGGTGCGACAATTGCTTTTACTAAGCCTGAGAGTTTTATTCGTGTTGCACGTGGCGCAAATATTGAAGCAATTGGTGAAGTAGATAAGCCAATTATTTTCACAAGTATCAAAGAAGTTGATGGCGATGATTCAACAACAGCACAAATTGGTGACTGGGGTGGCGTACAGGTAAATGGTCGTGGCCATTCTATTCGTTGTACAACAGCAGCTGCTGCACAAGACATGTGTAATCACTCTGCTGAAGGTATTGTATCTTACTACGGTGGTAATGATCCGCAAGATAACAGCGGTATCCTTAAGCATATCGTTATTAAATATGCGGGCTTTGGTGTTGAAGGTGATGAACTCAATGGTTTAACTCTAAATGCTGTCGGTTCAGGTACAACCATTGATTACGTGCATGTACATAATGGTTTCGATGATGGTATTGAGCTATTTGGTGGCAGCGTTAACCTTAAGCATATTGTTGTTACTGATACAGGCGATGACGGCATTGACTGGGATGAAGGCTGGAAAGGTTTTGGACAATTTATTCTTGTTCGTTCAAATGAATATGGTAACCATGGCTTTGAAACAGATGGCGCAAAGGTAGATCCATTATCAGCAGACGCTCAAGATTTAGTAACAACCGTTTCTAACCCAACGATTGCTAATGCAACGGTTGTAACTACGGGTGACCAAGGCGCAGATGGACGCCGTACTGGTGCCGGTATGGAAATGAAAGAATGGGGTAAGGCGCAATTAGCTAACATGCTGTTTGTAAACTCGTCATCTGTAGATGGTGCCGGTTGTTTTGATTTATACAATGAAAAAGACAAATCAGGCGATGCAGGTGTGCATGCCAATGCAAATAAAGGCGATATTGCATTTATGAGCTCAATTTTTGCCTGTGGTAAAAACTTTGAAAACGTAAACACGCCTTTAACGGGTTCATTAGCTAGTTTTGATGTAAGCACTTGGTTTACTGGTGGCGATAATAACCAGTTAATTGGTTTCGCTGATTTTGCAAATGTGCTTGGTGCCGATGGTGTTTCAACTGCTGCAACTATTACTGATTCACAAGGTACTGCTGTTGCAACAACGGCTAAAGACATGAGCGAAGTTAACGCTTTCTTTACTAACGCAGGCTACATTGGTGCGCTTAAAGAAGGTGAGTCAAGCGAGTGGGCTAGTTTTGTAGCTGCATCTTTACAACGCGCTAGTAATTAATCTAGACCGGCTCTAATTATAAGGCGCTACGGCGCCTTTTTTAAGGGAACTTTAGGTTTAGAGGATATAAATATGAAACATCAAAAGCAGTTTAAAACTAATCTAATAACTTTATCGCTGCTCTCCCTTTTTTCTTCATTTCATTCTTTCGCCGAACAGGCACAAGAAATAATAAATGATGAGGCTATAGAAGAAGTTGTTGCAACAGGCACGCGTCTTAAAGGGAGTGCGAGCGCAGTTATTGATGAGCGTAAAAATCAGGCATTCGTCGCTGATATAATGGGCGCTGAGCAAATCTCTCGAACGGGTGACAGCGATGCCGCTTCAGCACTTCGTCGTGTTACAGGCTTGTCGTTAGTTAATGATAAGTTTATTTATGTGCGTGGGTTAGGTGAGCGTTATTCAAGTGTGCGTTTAAATGGCGCTATAGTGCCAAGCCCTGATTTAACAAGAAACGTTATTCCACTTGATATTTTTCCATCAAGTATTATTGAATCTTTGGCTGTTCAAAAAGCCTACTCACCTAATATGCCGGCAGCATTTGGTGGTGGCGACGTTAACATTAGAACAAAAAGCATTCCTAGTGATACGTTATTTAAAGTCGAAATTGGCGCAAGCTATAAAGATACAAATGACGAAGGCTATACATATAATGGTGGCAGTGATGATTGGCTTGGCCAAGATGATGGCACGCGAGCATTACCTAATAGCGTTAAAACAGCGTTAAATACGTATATTAATGGCTTATCTGATATTTCGTATAGAAATATCAGAGACGTAGAATCAAAGCGCACGGGAGCTGATATAGGTCAAGCCGCAGCGATTGATTTAAATAAAAGTTTAGCTAAAGCGTTGCCAAGAGACTTTGGCTTGGAAAAAGAAAGCTTGAACCCTGATGCCGGTATTAAAGCGGTCTACGGCGATCGTTTTGATAACTTATTTGGCTTAGATGGATCTTTTGGTTTTTTAGCGTCAGTTGCTTATGAAAATGAATGGTCAAATGCTGAAAAGTTTAGCGCAGTCCTTTCTTCAGTTGACGCATCGGAGTCTGCTTGTTCACAAGATGACTTTACCTGCTACTCTGCAACAGAAAAAGAAGTGTCGACAAAGCATAATATAAAGTTAAATAGCTCTTTAAATTTAGGGTATAAAATACAGGGCCATGATTTAACTGCAACCTACATGATGTTGCGAGACACTGAAGATGAAGCCTCTGTTGCATTGTACCAAGAGCCATCAAAGTCATTAAGCATCGATGCTGGTCAATTACAGCGCAGCCACTTAACCTCTTTTGAAGAGCGCGAATTAGAAATACTTCAGCTTCGTGGTACGCATAATTTAGAGTGGGGATTTTTGCAAGGTGTAGGTGTTGATTGGCAATACACTGATTCTACAGCAACAACAAGTATCCCAGGTGAGCTTAAAGTAACGGTTCGTGATGAATATCTTGATGGTAAATATAAACGCACATTTTACAACGGTAGCTTAGGGGGCAATCCCTATTTGTATCGATTTGTTGAGTTAGAAGACGATGTAGAAAACTGGGGTGTTAATGTAAATAAAGTTTTTTACTTTGACAATGCCGAAGTTGAAATTGCGGGTGGCGGTTATTTTGTAGAAAAAACACGTGACTACCGTACCGACTTTTTTAACTATCGCTTTAGCCAAACTCAAGCTTTAGAGCTCGCGCAAAGTGAAGATGAAGCACTGTCAATCGGCAGTTTTTTTGCTAATGACTCTGTTATTGATTCAACTGATGTCGAGTTGTTATTCCAAGAACCAACAGCCGATGATTATCTTGCAGCGCAAATGATTGATGCTTATTACGGCTCTTTTGACATAACGTTTGCTCAAGATTGGCGCTTAAGTGGTGGCGTACGCTATGAAGATTTTCGCCAAGTTGCTTTAGCTTT contains:
- a CDS encoding ExbD/TolR family protein → MRAPLGNLMQEDEAEEINMTPMLDVVFIMLIFFIVTASFVKEAGIDVNRPEAATAVKKERANILVAISDQGEIWINKRQIDIRAVQANIERLKAENPQGSVVIQADKKSTTDTLIKVMDAARAAGVFDVSIAAQEA
- a CDS encoding TonB-dependent receptor plug domain-containing protein, which translates into the protein MKHQKQFKTNLITLSLLSLFSSFHSFAEQAQEIINDEAIEEVVATGTRLKGSASAVIDERKNQAFVADIMGAEQISRTGDSDAASALRRVTGLSLVNDKFIYVRGLGERYSSVRLNGAIVPSPDLTRNVIPLDIFPSSIIESLAVQKAYSPNMPAAFGGGDVNIRTKSIPSDTLFKVEIGASYKDTNDEGYTYNGGSDDWLGQDDGTRALPNSVKTALNTYINGLSDISYRNIRDVESKRTGADIGQAAAIDLNKSLAKALPRDFGLEKESLNPDAGIKAVYGDRFDNLFGLDGSFGFLASVAYENEWSNAEKFSAVLSSVDASESACSQDDFTCYSATEKEVSTKHNIKLNSSLNLGYKIQGHDLTATYMMLRDTEDEASVALYQEPSKSLSIDAGQLQRSHLTSFEERELEILQLRGTHNLEWGFLQGVGVDWQYTDSTATTSIPGELKVTVRDEYLDGKYKRTFYNGSLGGNPYLYRFVELEDDVENWGVNVNKVFYFDNAEVEIAGGGYFVEKTRDYRTDFFNYRFSQTQALELAQSEDEALSIGSFFANDSVIDSTDVELLFQEPTADDYLAAQMIDAYYGSFDITFAQDWRLSGGVRYEDFRQVALAFSRSAFNPALLADKLSADAIEQASVMEDDYFTSLSMTYSQEAYQIRFGYGSTVVRPDLRELSPVQFQDPLTGYRTLGNPFLESSALDNFDARIEFYMDNGDNYSVGAFYKDIDKPIEALLTESDGRFTLQFDNADTAYVYGIEAEWLTELHSDFLGGAFFTSGNLTLSDSEVEIAQEQRGDLTNLKRRMTGHSKYVANLQLNYDSHDGMHQASVIYNVFGDRILAAGVNNFDDAYEQPLNSLDMVYSYYPTFNTTLTFKVKNMLGQNFEVNQNDVLIRSQETPRELSLSFSYEF
- a CDS encoding MotA/TolQ/ExbB proton channel family protein, whose product is MVLLIDSINAIRDFLDTGGQVLLVIGVLIFAMWLLILERFIYFFNGFRSYKKDVKNTWTTRQERNSWNAEQIRQAMISRASMRLNTNLPLINVMVALCPLLGLLGTVTGMIEVFDVMAITGTGSARSMASGVSKATIPTMAGMVGALSGVFASTYLQRKAKREVELLEDSMVLDH
- a CDS encoding tetratricopeptide repeat protein is translated as MKSMTTLRPVAKLLKLTLFCTAAISTSIIAPSALSILPSVDVATANAAQEQKTKRVPALREKVYSQLARAQKLADDGDVKAGLEALDTINERSSSMNSYEIAMMHNFYGFIYYNENDLPKAIASFEKVVAEEGIPESLRISTTFSLAQLAMANSDYKKVISFLDKWDDINTKPITESYYLLRAQTYYQLKDYNKGLEYISKVIKLSDDEGKTPKENWLVLQRAMHYSLNQTDKVVAVLERMVKLYNKPEYWIQLSGMYGETGQEKQQLAVIEAAYQQGFLTSKSDLRQLAQVYLYNGLAYKAGVVMSKAIEAGVAERTAKNYAFVAEAMIQAKEDDKSIAYFVKAADLSVNGKYDQRLAEVYVNTEQYEEAADAARKALDKGSLDFESNAFVALGMAQYNLQNFDASILAFEQAEKHKKSQRLAQQWIKYVKREKVHAETLRTALL
- a CDS encoding MotA/TolQ/ExbB proton channel family protein — translated: MKLFTQMTKMALFAASISFAGASVAAEAMNLDSLLKTLEEGKSVQTAENKQREQVFATRQNEQVQMLKDTQAKRNQMLVESERLETQFEENEVKLANLTDTLSKRMGSLKELFGVLQQVAGDSSNKFATSVVSAQLPGRSAFMDDLAQKMGSTSKLASIEDIEKVWYELQREMTEQGKVSRFTTTVIVEGGNKAEQEVMRVGAFNLISNGKYVEYNPVTNTLSELTRQPVSRYTATAGDLQNAKSGVVQFALDPTGGSILGLLVQAPDTVEQVHQGGAVGYVILGVGLLALLIAIERFVSLLLVGGKIRRQLKDNVARDDNPLGRVMKVKDDYPNVAYDTLELKLSEAILREMPKITRNLTLIKIISVVAPLLGLLGTVTGMINTFQAITLFGTGDPKLMAGGISQALVTTVLGLVVAIPTVFIYTLLNTRSKGLLLILQEQSAGIIAQRSEKGE
- a CDS encoding DUF3450 domain-containing protein, translated to MKGVKPLILAGIVAASAAVHANDLDKVIDKSSEINKSAAQSQTKIDKIADSMQGRLQQFKTLNKEIDGLAVYNAQLTKQLNNQIEEMESLNLSMDQVSIIERQITPLMMRMITGLEQFVSLDVPFLQDERAKRLASLKTMMDRADITSSEKFRRVLEAYQVEVDYGRTIEAYTALLEVSGKEREVDFLRIGRLELIYLTRDGKKAGSWDAQTKSFTALADSTISQINKGLRIARKQLAPDMLTLPVHAAK
- a CDS encoding energy transducer TonB, yielding MRYLVALIVAGVVTFMLFLGMQALITGGEGAMSEPAKGNVLDFVRLKKEESIQKKERKPQKPPTPKEPPPPMESPQMQSSDATANANNFDFGANVDADVNLSGGLSLDSSDGEYLPIVKVAPVYPRRALSRGIEGYVIVEFTVTKQGTVREPHVLKAEPESLFDRAAMDAALKFKYKPRVVNGEAVEVAGVQNKISFQISG